TCCTCGGACCGCAGACCTACGTCCCGGCCACCGTGGTCGGGGCCGGGCTGTGGAGCGTGGGCATCGCGCGCGTGCGCCGCCAGCTCGACGCCGTTGCGTTGCCGCGGGTCGGGGTGCTCACCGCGCTGGCCTTCGTGCTCATGATGATCAGCATTCCGATCCCCGGCGGGAGCACGGTCCACTTCGGCGGCGTGGCGCTGCTGGCGCTGACCTTCGGCGGGTGGACGGCCTTCGTCTGCATCTCGCTGGTGCTGCTCATGCAGGCCGGCTTGTTCGGAGTGGGAGGCATCACCTCGGTGCCGGTGGCCGCGTTGCTGATCGGATTCGTCGGCGCGTGGACGGCGGTCGCCGTGCACCGTCTGCTGCGCGGTCTGGGCGATCGGGTCGCGCTGTTCGGGGCGGGGTGGTTCTCGGTGGTGGTGCCCGCTGCTCTCATGGCGGTGGTGCTGGGGCTGCAGCCCGCCGTCGCCGC
Above is a genomic segment from Candidatus Krumholzibacteriia bacterium containing:
- a CDS encoding energy-coupling factor ABC transporter permease, with amino-acid sequence MHVPDGFLGPQTYVPATVVGAGLWSVGIARVRRQLDAVALPRVGVLTALAFVLMMISIPIPGGSTVHFGGVALLALTFGGWTAFVCISLVLLMQAGLFGVGGITSVPVAALLIGFVGAWTAVAVHRLLRGLGDRVALFGAGWFSVVVPAALMAVVLGLQPAVAAGSDGRPLFFPFGLDVTLTAVIVPHLLVGVGEGLLTVMMIEALRRIGVEPVPAGGRA